In one window of Paenarthrobacter nicotinovorans DNA:
- the ald gene encoding alanine dehydrogenase, translating into MIIGVPKEIKNNEFRVAITAAGVHEFRTHGHTVLVERGAGLGSGITDEEYSIAGAEIVNEADDVWGRADMVMKVKEPIAAEYHRFRKGLILFTYLHLAAEPELTAELINSGVTAIAYETVQEGRTLPLLAPMSEVAGRLSVVVGASSLMAPAGGKGVLLGGVPGVRPAKVVVLGAGVAGTNAAAMALGLGADVTIMDININRLRELDALYQGRLKTVASNAYEIEKSVIDADLVIGSVLIPGAKAPKLVTNELVSRMKPGSVLVDIAVDQGGCFEDTHPTTHQEPTYKVHNSIFYCVANMPGAVPNTSTYALTNVTLRYAVALANLGVKAAFDRDPALAAGLNIAAGHVAHHSVSEAHNLPLVNDWHSLVSA; encoded by the coding sequence ATGATCATCGGCGTCCCCAAAGAAATCAAGAACAACGAGTTCCGCGTAGCCATCACGGCCGCCGGCGTCCACGAGTTCCGCACCCACGGACACACCGTTCTGGTTGAGCGCGGCGCAGGCCTCGGCTCGGGCATCACCGACGAGGAATACTCGATCGCCGGCGCCGAAATCGTCAACGAAGCCGATGACGTGTGGGGCCGCGCGGACATGGTCATGAAGGTCAAGGAACCCATCGCCGCGGAGTACCACCGCTTCCGCAAGGGCCTGATCCTCTTCACCTACCTGCACCTCGCCGCAGAACCCGAGCTCACCGCCGAGCTCATCAACTCCGGCGTCACGGCCATCGCCTACGAAACCGTGCAGGAAGGCCGCACGCTTCCGCTGCTTGCCCCCATGTCCGAGGTCGCAGGCCGCCTGTCCGTCGTGGTCGGCGCTTCCTCGCTGATGGCTCCGGCCGGCGGCAAGGGTGTCCTCCTGGGCGGCGTACCGGGCGTCCGCCCGGCCAAGGTTGTTGTCCTCGGCGCCGGCGTTGCGGGAACCAACGCCGCTGCCATGGCGCTGGGCCTCGGTGCTGATGTCACCATCATGGACATCAACATCAACCGGCTGCGCGAACTGGACGCCCTCTACCAGGGCCGCCTGAAGACCGTTGCCTCCAACGCCTACGAGATCGAGAAGTCAGTCATCGACGCAGATCTCGTGATCGGCTCCGTCCTGATCCCGGGCGCCAAGGCTCCCAAGCTGGTCACCAACGAACTCGTCTCCCGCATGAAGCCGGGCTCGGTCCTGGTGGACATCGCTGTGGACCAGGGCGGCTGCTTCGAGGACACGCACCCCACCACCCACCAGGAACCGACGTACAAGGTCCACAACTCGATCTTCTACTGCGTTGCCAACATGCCTGGCGCTGTTCCGAACACCTCCACGTACGCACTGACCAACGTCACCCTGCGCTACGCCGTGGCACTGGCCAACCTGGGCGTCAAGGCCGCCTTCGACCGCGACCCCGCCCTGGCCGCCGGCCTCAACATCGCCGCAGGCCACGTGGCACACCACTCCGTTTCCGAGGCGCACAACCTGCCCCTCGTCAACGACTGGCACAGCCTGGTCTCCGCCTAA
- a CDS encoding IS30 family transposase yields the protein MVKLFPKAARTEFLDLVCAGMPVRTAAQRVGAVHATGHNWWVQSGLMMTVNRGATGGLADPAPSVGGPGRALGLEERGMIQMGVRMGLSYAKIGALIGRDKSVVWREVKRHTSADGKYYASVAHAKAHQDRRRPKPFRLAKDEGLCRLIGVWMDDGWSPKLISSMLAYYFGDDQTMQVSHETIYQALYVQTRGNLRADLAEKLSLKRKQRIPHGTDRRANSPYKEAFKISQRPAEVQDRAVPGHWEGDLIIGANGTAIGTLVERSTRFTILLHLPGDHTAETVAAAMIREMASLPDHLRRSITWDRGTELADYAKIQTALDTTMYFCDPHSPWQRGTNENTNRLLRFWFEKGTDLSVHTPEDIRLVAAKLNRRPRPTLNLETPANRLNQLLQAA from the coding sequence ATGGTCAAGTTGTTCCCCAAGGCTGCGCGTACTGAGTTTCTTGATTTGGTGTGTGCGGGGATGCCTGTTCGTACTGCTGCCCAGCGTGTCGGGGCGGTGCACGCTACCGGGCACAATTGGTGGGTTCAGTCTGGCCTAATGATGACCGTGAACCGGGGTGCTACCGGAGGTCTTGCCGATCCTGCTCCTTCAGTCGGGGGCCCTGGCCGTGCGTTGGGTCTGGAAGAGCGAGGCATGATCCAGATGGGTGTGCGGATGGGCCTCAGTTACGCGAAGATCGGCGCATTGATCGGGCGGGATAAGTCCGTAGTTTGGCGGGAGGTCAAACGCCACACGAGCGCGGACGGGAAGTACTACGCCTCGGTCGCTCACGCCAAAGCGCATCAGGACAGGCGCCGTCCCAAACCCTTCAGGCTGGCCAAGGACGAGGGTTTGTGCCGGCTGATCGGCGTCTGGATGGATGACGGGTGGAGTCCGAAGCTGATCTCCTCGATGTTGGCGTATTACTTCGGTGACGATCAGACTATGCAGGTGAGCCACGAGACGATCTACCAGGCCCTTTACGTCCAAACCCGCGGGAACCTGCGGGCGGACCTGGCCGAAAAGCTCAGCCTGAAACGCAAACAACGCATCCCCCACGGCACTGACCGGCGCGCCAACAGCCCCTATAAAGAGGCCTTCAAGATCAGCCAACGTCCCGCCGAGGTCCAGGACCGGGCAGTGCCCGGGCATTGGGAAGGTGACCTCATCATCGGCGCCAACGGGACAGCGATCGGAACCTTGGTGGAACGCTCAACCCGGTTCACGATCCTGCTGCACCTGCCAGGGGACCACACCGCGGAAACCGTTGCCGCCGCGATGATCCGGGAGATGGCCTCCCTCCCGGATCACCTGCGCCGGTCGATCACCTGGGACCGCGGCACCGAACTGGCCGACTACGCAAAAATCCAGACCGCTCTCGATACGACGATGTACTTCTGCGACCCGCACTCGCCCTGGCAGCGCGGCACCAACGAAAACACCAACCGGCTCCTGCGGTTCTGGTTCGAGAAAGGCACTGACCTTTCAGTGCACACCCCCGAGGACATCCGCCTGGTCGCAGCGAAACTCAACCGCCGCCCCAGACCAACACTGAACCTCGAGACCCCAGCCAACCGGCTAAACCAGCTGCTACAAGCGGCCTAA
- a CDS encoding RNA polymerase sigma factor: protein MLEPLADEYVQADHDDPALLFTAAYNAFSGPVFGYLKARGVDDPEAVTQDVFLALYPKLETLHGGLQGAKTLLFTIAHARLVDHYRKRERTPDATPYEADFDTRRSPSAEEQAFGRASGLGVTELLEDLTEDYREVLALRVVADLSVEETADIMGKSQGSVKQLQRRALGALKKRALLRNGTS, encoded by the coding sequence GTGCTTGAACCCTTGGCTGATGAATATGTGCAGGCGGATCACGACGATCCCGCGCTGCTCTTCACTGCTGCCTACAACGCCTTCTCCGGACCGGTCTTTGGCTATCTCAAAGCACGCGGCGTGGACGATCCCGAGGCCGTAACGCAGGACGTCTTCCTTGCCCTCTACCCCAAACTGGAGACTCTCCACGGCGGGCTGCAGGGAGCCAAGACATTGCTGTTCACCATTGCGCACGCCCGGCTGGTGGATCACTACCGGAAGCGCGAACGAACCCCCGATGCCACGCCGTACGAGGCCGACTTCGACACCCGGCGCTCACCGTCGGCCGAAGAGCAGGCATTCGGAAGGGCGTCCGGCCTGGGGGTTACGGAACTTTTGGAGGACCTGACCGAGGATTATCGGGAGGTCCTGGCACTGCGGGTCGTTGCTGACCTGTCGGTGGAAGAAACTGCGGACATCATGGGCAAATCCCAAGGGTCCGTGAAACAGCTGCAGCGCAGGGCATTGGGCGCATTGAAGAAACGTGCGCTACTAAGGAACGGCACATCATGA